A stretch of DNA from Hydrogenophaga sp. SL48:
GCGATGCCACCAAAGTCAAGTGGGTGCCCCTGACGGCCCAGCAGCGCTTCACGGCCCTGCAATCCGGCGAGGTCGATGTGCTCTCGCGCAACACCACCAACACCCTGTCGCGCGACGCCTCGCTGGGGCTGCACTTCGTGGGCGTGAACTACTACGACGGCCAGGGCTTCCTGGTCAACAAGGGCAAGATCACCAGCGCCAAACAGCTCAAGGGCGCCACGGTGTGCGTGCAGTCCGGCACCACCACCGAGAAAAACCTGACCGACTTCTCCCGCGCCAACAAGCTCAACATCAAGGCCGTGGTGTTCGAGAAGCTGGAAGCCTCCACCGGCGCCTACTTCGCCGGCCGCTGCCAGGCCTACACCACCGACGCCTCGGGCCTGGCCTCGATCCGCGCCAAGGAAGCCAAGGTGCCGGCCGACCACGTGATCCTGCCCGACCTGATCTCCAAGGAACCCCTGGGCCCGATGGTGCGCCGCGGTGATGACGAGTTCTTCGCCATCAGCAAGTGGGTGCTCAACGGCCTGATCGAAGCCGAGGAATACGGCATCACCCAGGCCAACGTGGACCAGATGAAGACCAGCACCGACCCGCAGGTCGGCCGCATGCTGGGCTCGACCGAAGACCTCGGCAAGCACCTGGGCCTGGACAAGGAATGGCTGGCCCGCTCGATCAAGGCCGTGGGCAACTACGGTGAAATGTTCGAACGCAACGTCGGCCCCAAGACGGCCATCAACCTGCCGCGCGGCAAGAACAACCTCTGGAGCGCGGGCGGCTTCATGTACGCGGCACCGCTGCGCTGATCCGTTCCCACCGGCACTTGGCCGCCGCAGGCACAAGTGTTCTATGAACCTGGTTTCGTAGGGCACTTGTGCCGTTTTTTTAGCTTTTCACTCTGGAACTGCCTCCCATGTCCCATCAGCCCTTGATTGAAGCGCGGCCGCTGCCCGCCAAAAAACGGCGCTCGATGTCCTGGAACAGCCGCGAAGGCCGCAGCGTCATCTACCAGATCGTCGCCATCGCGTCGGTGGTGGCCCTAGGCTGGCTGCTGGTGCGCAACACGCTGCGCAACATGCGCGAACGCGGCATCCAGAGCGGCTACG
This window harbors:
- a CDS encoding amino acid ABC transporter substrate-binding protein, translating into MKLNALKLAVLGLGAASALVSLPAHAGKTVDAIKARGQLVCGVNVGLAGFSAADSNGAWTGLDVDYCKAVAAALLGDATKVKWVPLTAQQRFTALQSGEVDVLSRNTTNTLSRDASLGLHFVGVNYYDGQGFLVNKGKITSAKQLKGATVCVQSGTTTEKNLTDFSRANKLNIKAVVFEKLEASTGAYFAGRCQAYTTDASGLASIRAKEAKVPADHVILPDLISKEPLGPMVRRGDDEFFAISKWVLNGLIEAEEYGITQANVDQMKTSTDPQVGRMLGSTEDLGKHLGLDKEWLARSIKAVGNYGEMFERNVGPKTAINLPRGKNNLWSAGGFMYAAPLR